The Sorghum bicolor cultivar BTx623 chromosome 6, Sorghum_bicolor_NCBIv3, whole genome shotgun sequence genome contains the following window.
cgccccggcggcggcgggggcatcAGCCGCGTCCTGCAGGACGGCCGCGTCTTCGAGAAGGCCGGGGTCAACGTCTCCGTCGTCTACGGCGTCATGCCGCCCGACGCCTACCGCGCCGCCAAGGGGGAGGCCGGCAAGAACGGGGCCGCCGCCGCGGATGGCCAGAAGCCTGGCCCCGTGCCGTTCTTCGCCGCGGGGATTAGTTCGGTAAGTGGCTTTCCTGCTGCATTGACCTGACGGACCTAGATCTCTTCTCCATTTTGGCTATCGTTATGTAGATTCTTCagttgcatgcacacattgcaATGCCATAACTTAGGGAATGTAGTACTCTTGCATTTGTATCATTGACGCAAGGAGTCAGGATGCTTGTGGACCTGTTGGCACCTTAGCACTTTTTTGCTGTTTTGGCTTTTCGAGCCCATTCATAGTATGTAGATTCCCATTTGTTCTAAATATTGCTAATTGCATGCTACATTCGGATAATGACGCTATTGTATATGGTGCATTTTTTCACTGCTACAACTTGACCCTATGTAcatgccttttttttttgtcatacTGATAATGCTGATCTGCTATTATTCATGAATTTTTTCACTCAACTTAGGCAATACTTTAATCTTCTAGTGCTAACCTATGATACATGGACTAAAgatagtttttttctttttccttttgcaGGTGCTTCACCCCAAGAATCCATTTGCTCCAACATTGCATTTTAACTACCGTTACTTTGAGACGGATGCATCAAAAGGTATCCTTCTATCTAGGCTGTGTTTAGTTCGTTGacgaaaaaatttcgcgacactgtagcactttcgtttgtttgtggtaattattgtctaaccatagactaactaggctcaagagattcgtctcgtcaatttcgaccaaactgtgcaattagtttttattttcatttatatttagcattctatgcatatgtctaaagattcgatgtgacggggaatcttgaaaatttttggattttgggatggaagtaaacaaggccctagtagaTCGTGAAGTATTATGGTGTAATTAATATCCTGCACACCAAGTGGATTTTGTGCTTCAATATGTGTCCACCCTCATATACAAAGACCCATGTATAAACTAGATGTTTTATGCTTTGCATTTAGTGAGTATAAGCTTAAAATAGATAAACTCCTCTAGATATTGGTAAGAGAACTGGGCCCATCTTATTTACTTTAAGAAGGTACCCAAGTTGATTATGTCTATTACAATCATTTTGCATATTGTAAATCTCTTGTTGGGAAATAGTATTTTCAATACCCATCTGTTATGACATCCAATTGCAGATGCACCTGGTGCACCAAGACAATGGTGGTTTGGCGGTGGTACTGACTTGACTCCTTCATACATCATCGAAGAGGATGTGAAGCATTTCCATTCTGTATGTACCTCTCCCTACATGTTGCAAAACCATGCACCCAATACTGTTTTGTGTTCTACTTCGATGTCTTGGACAATGCTTAATCGTTTCCTAGATAGTATTATGCTTGGCTAGCCTATGGAGTTGTTACTATTTTTATGCTCCTCCATTTCTACTTTCTAGATGTGAACTAGTCAAGGGTCTTCGATGTCAAGTGCTGTGTTAAATGTAGTTAAAGAATCAATTAGGTTCTTGATATTAGTTTACAGTTGCTCTGCTCTCAAAATGGATGTCTTCCAGTCCAGTACCCGGCACTTCACCTCAGTACTAGTACATGCAAAACAGAATTCCATGCAGTTAAACACCTTTTAGTGTTTAGGGTTTGTTATGGGCAAAGTCCTTGTGGTAATCTCGAGAGACGAATCAGAACAGAGAAAAGAGTCAATAAGTTAGTTAATAACTATTGCTAGTTAGCACTTCAGTTGCTGCTTTGTATTTGTTGTCACTAACATTTTTTGTCTGATTTCAGGTTCAAAAGCAAGCATGTGATAAATTTGATCCAAGTTTTCACCCAAGATTCAAAAAATGGTGTGAtgattatttttatattaaggTACTTTAAATTCTTTCATTTGTTACTCTAGAAACTACGGAAGGAATCAATTCTACGTTTAGACCACATGATTCCCTTTTTAAAATGAGAGGATTTTGCATTTGCTGACTTGATCCAGATACCTCCAGTTTTCCTCAATGAAAGAGAGAAATTCCTGACATTTTTTTGGGGGGGTTTATGGACATGCTAGTTTGGCAATCCTGGAGAAGATACTAGTTGCCTTTTCTTAAACTTTTTGGATTGGGATGGGGATGGGGATGGGTATAGGAATAGGGATAGGGAATATTGTATCCTAGCCATCCGTTCTTCACACCTCATTTAATCCTAGCCATTCATTCATTTCCCTTTCCCTATCCCATCCCCTATATCCCAATATCCAAACGGCACCTAGATGAACCAGTTGATGTTTCAACATAGAGTTTCTGGGATCCTGTGTTGAATTCTCATGTTTTGTCTCTCAATGCAGCACCGTAATGAGCGGCGTGGGCTTGGTGGAATATTTTTTGATGACCTTAATGATTATGATCAAGAAATGCTTCTCAACTTTGCTACAGGTGAACCATTTGCTAGAATGATTGGATGAAATTATTGGTGTTCAAGTAGCTTGGTACAGTGGTTTCTAAATGTGTTCATTTATGGGATGAAATCTCCACATTTAGTGTGTATGATGGGTTCAAGTTCTTGCCTGATATAGCTTTGAGTTCTATTCCTTTTTTATGAGCTATATTCAGCTTATTAGATTGTTGTGCAATACAATATGCACAGTTAGAGGTGAGTTGTAGTTACGGTTATGATAACCaaagtgttttttttctttctctacaGAATGTGCGGACTCTGTACTTCCTGCATACATACCAATCGTAGAACGGCGGAAGGACACTCCATTCAATGAGGAGCACAAAGCATGGCAGCAATTGCGGAGAGGTCGTTATGTGGAGTTCAACCTTGTAAGTGGTTTTAGGCGAATACATCCGGTGTCCTGCTTGGATGCCTATCTTCTGGCTTTAACATACTCGTCTTTTGAAGGTCTACGACCGTGGTACAACATTCGGCCTAAAGACTGGAGGAAGGATTGAGAGCATACTCGTGTCCCTTCCACTCACAGCACGGTGGGAGTATGATCATGTAAGCTATTACACTCAGTAGACTCAATACATATCGACATGTCTTAGCTTTTCCACCAGGGAATGCTCAAGATTTCTTGGAAAAAAGCAAATAAATGAAGAAAACGCACTGCTGAAATTGCTATATTCTTAATAAATAATTATCACTTGCTGTGCATCTTACTTATAACTTGCGCAACTGTTCCTTAACACTAGCATACAACTTCATTTGCAGAAACCGGAAGAAGGGACCGAGGAATGGAAACTTCTGGACGCGTGCATAAACCCGAAGGATTGGATCTGATTAGCCCTTGTTCTTGAGATGTTTTGTTAGAGTTTTCCCTTATGTAGCGCCAAGATATCAGACCACGTGTAGTTTCATTATTTCTTTTGTATCTGTAGAATCGTGAATAAATATGATGTAGTAATGCTGTAGCTGTTGTATCTATCTGCTGTTTTTTCCCCCATGTGAATGAGAGAACCATTGCCTTCTGTATATTTACAAAGGATTCATCAGGTTTATAAAACACTAATTTCCCTCCTATGGGAAATACTCACTGGCTCAGGCAGGTTTGTATGCACCCGCGGTACTTGGATGTTGTGCATTGTAGCCCGGCCTAGTTGGCCCAAAGGCCTCCAAAACACACACAGGGCCCGTTGGCCATCGTGCTGGCGCATCGCTGCGATTCTTGCATCTCCACCACCTGATGTATCGTCCGTCCCATATGATTTCCAATTTCGAACACCGCCGGCAAGTCGGCAACGTTGTTGTGCTGCGAGTCGCGGTTCGACGGCGATTGGTTGGCAGCTGCTACGGAGTGGTCGCTTTGTTCTTTTCCTTTAAAAAAAAACGGAGTATCAACTGGAGGCCCGGAGCAGCTTTGCTTTCATGTTAACTTTCTGCTTAGCATTAGATTCAGCTAAGTAACAAGAACATCTACCGGTCCCTATGTACCGAAACAGCTCGAGTTTGCCAATCACTTTCCTCACATGGGATATTCCTGAGTGAGCTTATATTAATCGAATTCCTGGGAATTGGAGCACTGAATGAAGCCCACGAGAATGACCTAAAACAGACATGATGCATCGACTTGTGTTGCCGCAACGGTCTAGTAATTTTAAGAGGCATAAGTATATCAGAAAATTTATGTATAAACTTAGACCATActtctaataaaaaaatattgttttttGCTTTGTATCGTTTGGTCATATTCTAATAACACAACTCTTAAATACTTTATTCCTAGTACTTTATCTTTTTCTGAGATAGAATTGAGTTACAATTCTCTTACTTTATCTACTTTTTCGTCTTTGGTCATATTTTTTTCccaatagtatatctatttgatttgAGTCTTATATTTAGGGGTCACTTTAGGTTATTTTTATCAATAGCAGAGGTTGGAAATTTCATGCAAATTTAGAGGTTTTTCTTtctagtagcatatatgagtaatAATGAAGATGTAGTTTAAGTTGTTTACATAATGACAGCGACAGTGAATTTAGATTAAGATTTAAGAGATTACTTTACCATTTTATAATGGCAAATATAGATAATTTTTAGAGAAATAGAACATATCCTATGGCTATTATATATTATTGCCTACGATGATCAGCATCCTTAGATGACGAGATGTCACTGACTTTTATGAGAAAAATTATAATTTATCTTGTGCAATAGATAACCCTAAAGATACGCACGCACAGACATAATTATGCTAACACCCTAAAAAATGACAAACTAGCCACACCAGTTTACACTCCaaaactatggccttgtttaggccttgtttagttcgcaaaaattttcgtttttgggtactgtagcatttcgtttttatttgataaacattgtccaatcacgaagtaactaggctcaaaacattcatctcacaaattacagttaaactgtgcaattagtttttattttcgtctatatttaatgctccatgcatgagactaaagattcgatgtgacgaggaatcttgaaaatttttgcgaactaaacaaggccttagttttcaaaaatttttggtttgggctgtagcactttcgtttgattgtggcaaatattgtccaattatggaggttcaaaagattcatctcgcgatttacagacaaactgtgtaattagtttttgtttttattatatttaatgttttatgcatgtgccgcaaaattcgatgtgacgaaaaatcttgaaaagtttttttgttttttggatgaactaaacaagaactATGCCTCTCACTCTCAGCAATAATTCTCATTGCTGCTCCTGTGCCGGTTAAAGCACAAGCACTTGATTGATATACAGTATATAACTATATATGTGCATGCCGTACCGTTACATATTCTGCTCAGCCCTTGTGATTGTTTATTTGCGATCGAGCTATAGCACTTATCCCCTCATCACAATGTCCTGCTGGTTGGAGACAAATATCTAATTTCAGCAATTGCGCATGGCCCCACCCACATGAGATACTTGCATGTGCCTCGAACTTTGAGCTAGTGGACTATAGAGGCATAGAACACTGACATGCTAGATCTTCCCAAATCTTGCTTGCTAGCAACAGCAATTCTTTATATGGGATTGCTTATACTAATGCCTATTGCTGCTTGCTTGTGAATTGTGATTtgcaaggagtacaaagatatGAGGCTAGGGACATTTAGACAGTAGTCTAGGTTAGCGCACAAAGCAAAGAGACACACCGAATCTAGAGTTCAACAATCTTTCAGCCATAAACAACTCATGTGCACATGCATGAAGGAAAGGAGAGGCGCTAGCTGATGAACTGATTACTGATAGGGCAAGCTATATATTAATAAAACAACAGCAAAAGcctcttatttttttttttaaaaaaaagaaaactgaTGGGGGGCTTTCGGCTTCCCTGTACTACTTAGGCTTCTCCTCTCAGGTCTTTTTCAAGGTAGAGGCAGTAGTAGTAGAATTCGGTCCCAGCTGGGCGGCCGGTGGTGAGTCCGGGATGAGATAAACGGCCACCGCCCCACTGGTCCACTACAGCTGCAAGCTCTAGGCCACCGCCGTACGTCCGCCGGCATGCTCCCCTCCGTGCTCCCATCTCTGTCTGTTGCCGCATTGAGACGACTCTTATCTTATCTGACCTGACCATGCATGTCCCTCCATCGCTTTACAGAGCTGCACCTGCACCCCAATGTGTGTATGTGCGTGCCAAGGAAAAGGTCGTCGCGAATTGCATGCCTGCCGTGGACCAACTGCAATCATGGGGGGAGCATGGCGATCGTCGCGGTTGCGAGATGTTGCAGCGCACCGTGTGACAACGCCTTTGTCCGCTCCGGTTCACACAAGGGGCAGGGCATCGAAGAAGGAAGCTAGAACTGGTTCCCAATATCATTTCTGCTCATTCCTTTTGTTGATGGAGCTAAGGCCGGGAAGTAGATCTGGAAAGTACCTGTTGTGGAGCATGGCCGACATCATATCGGCACACCTCGATGATGCCTTGCCTTGCCCAGCTgctggatcattttctttgattCTTTGCAGTTTGCACGAGACTCTGATGCCTGGGCTGCTCTCGGTTTTTCACAAGGTAATGTGATTGCGTTGTCAGAAACTTCGTGTACGATGATCAGAACGAAATGACCAAAATGCGCAGACTGGGatgtatgggcatgatgattCTTCAGGCATGAGATGGGAGCTGGGAAGATGAGCTGCATGGGTCCTCTCTGTCTGAATGGGAGCTAGTGTTTGTTGGCAAAAGTAGGGAGTTCATATTTCACACCCACTGCACTAGAGCATGTTGCTGATTGATGATGTCAGGTTTGATCCATCGAATCTCGATTTTCGAACTGATGCTAACTGCTAACCAATGGGTTTGTATCTGAACTTTTAGAACTCCACTTTATTAGTGTTTGTGGGAATAATCAACGCATAAAGAGTTCTAGCAAGCTATTTAAAAACATACAGTATGCATACAAACTTTTGATCGAATAGAATGTTATGTATAGCAAATTAATTAATGAACAAAAAAAAAGCAGGTGAGCTGATCGACCTTTGTTTGCAAATCAGTATTAGTTTGGATAACCAATCAGTGGCAGTGGCATCCCCCATACAACTTGCAACAAGTTTGATGCCACTTCCCAGGATATTATAAAACGGTTCTGGTACTAACTAGAGTGGATGAGAAAATATGCACAAATATATTGGAAGGCGCCACCACCCGCCCCTGACATTTTAATATTCACGGTTTTTTATATGCGCATACATTTGGAACTCAAGATTCTTTTAtatctgggccttgtttagtttctgaaattttttgcaaaatttttcagatttcccgtcacattgaatctttagacgtatgcatggagtattaaatatagataaaaattaaaactaattgcacagtttagtcggaattgacgagacgaatcttttgagcctagttagtctataattggataatatttgtcaaatacaaacgaaaatgctactattcctattttgcaaaaaaatttggaactaaacaagaccctttaTATGTTTTAGAAATACAAAGTTTACTGAAGTTTCCAGAGAGAGACCACTCATTGACTTACCCAAACGGAAATCTGCAAACTTCTGTACCTTGAACGCTTACCCGGGGAAGTACACAGAAACTTGCCATTGCCCTCATTAGGTATAGTGTATGTCATCTAACAAGCTAAGAATAATTTATACAAACGAGATTACGCAAAGTATGAAAAATAATGTAACTTGCAGCAATGTCTGCCGTGTTTATTTTTCTTAGAAAAAGCTAGCAACATTGCATAGTGATGGGGGAAAATCATTGCTCGTGATACCAAAAGCAGATGGCCTTTATAATCATAACTTAGATATGATTTCCCAACAAAAGTAATAAGGCTGTAGCCCCAGTTTGcagcatttgcttgtgctcccaAGCAGAACTAGataaaactcaagcatctgATCTGCCGTGGGTTTTGGCTTccaagcaaagcaaagcaaagcgGAGATGGCTAACCTATCAGTCCTGCAAACACTCAGTAGAAATCGGTCAAATAGTTTTGTTCCTAGGGATGATGGTCAGCTAGCTAGATGTGGTACCTAAAAGGAAAGAGGCCAGCCAAAAATAGACTTCTCATTGCTTTCTATTTGTGTGCATGTTCCAAAGACATTGACTCGGTCCAAGTCCAATGCAACCACCTTGCATCACTACATGGCTAGCTCCACTGAAGGAGGTGCCTGTTTATCTTGACGACCTCCATCAGCTGCGCATCATTAAGAATCGAGCAACTAACGACAGCCACTAGCAGCCAAGTTGAATTGCGATATTATATAACTAGTGTGGTTTGTTGCGTCACCAGAATTGAAACAAACTTGGATGCTTTGCTGATTGGTGATTGGTGAGGGTATGCAAAATAGGCTCTGAGATGGTGCTTTGCCAGTTTTAATTTTGAGAATATCATGGTTGTTAACATCACTTTGGTCGTGACAAGTCTGTTGGTTCTGAAAACTATATATGACGCCCATCTTTTTCAAGCACGTCACTAGTGACTGCCGACTACAGTGTTTTATGCATAACCCTCAGCATTTAGCACCCTACAAGTGTCAATAATTGCAGCGCACACCGTCCATGTGAAGAAGCTAAAAAAAAATCTGGTCATGAGAAACATCCGTTTTATTGCAGATAAAAGATCCTACATCAAAGTATCACGGGAAGACAACAATTTATTAGTGAAAGAAAAAACTTTGCAGAAAGGATGACAGGAACTCGAGAAAGGGTTTGCAACAGAAGCATTTAGGTGAGACTTGAGAGCATCTTACATGGATCTTCCTTGGGTACTGTTTTAAAAGGAAAAGGCTCACG
Protein-coding sequences here:
- the LOC8063950 gene encoding oxygen-dependent coproporphyrinogen-III oxidase, chloroplastic; its protein translation is MASSLLSTPSRTLAPAPAPAGLRGRAPAQAHLPRGVALGPRRSRALRVRASVAIEKETPESEPPPTFLREDGQGAGSGSVRARFEAMIRRVQGEVCAALEEADGGGARFVEDVWSRPGGGGGISRVLQDGRVFEKAGVNVSVVYGVMPPDAYRAAKGEAGKNGAAAADGQKPGPVPFFAAGISSVLHPKNPFAPTLHFNYRYFETDASKDAPGAPRQWWFGGGTDLTPSYIIEEDVKHFHSVQKQACDKFDPSFHPRFKKWCDDYFYIKHRNERRGLGGIFFDDLNDYDQEMLLNFATECADSVLPAYIPIVERRKDTPFNEEHKAWQQLRRGRYVEFNLVYDRGTTFGLKTGGRIESILVSLPLTARWEYDHKPEEGTEEWKLLDACINPKDWI